The nucleotide window actagttatattcttgtatataggggtcagtattatagtagttatattcttgtatatagagggcagtattatagtagttatattcttgtatataggagcagtattatagtagttatattcttgtatataggggcagtattatagtagttatattcttgtatataggaacagtattatagtagttatattcttgtatataggagcagtattatagtagttatattcttgtatataggggcagtattatagtagttatattcttgtatataggagcagtattatagtagttatattcttgtatataggggcagtattatagtcgttatattcttgtatatagtggcagtattatagtagttatattcttgtatataggaacagtattatagtagttatattgtatatagggggcagtattatagtagttatattcttgtatataggagcagtgttatagtagttatattcttgtatataggggcagtattatagtagttatattcttgtatatagagggcagtattatagtagttatattcttgtatataggggcagtattatagtagttatattattgtatataggggcagtattatagtagttatattcttgtatataggggcagtattatagtgttatatgcttgtatataggggcagtattatagtagttatattcttgtatataggagcagtattgtagtagttatattcttgtatataggagcagtattatagtagttatattcttgtatatagggggcagtattataatagttatattcttgtatataggggcactattatagtagttatattcttgtttataggggcagtattatagtagttatattcttgtatataggagcagtattatagtagttatattcttgtatatagggggcagtattatagtagttatattcttgtacataggtgcagtattatagtagttatatacttgtatataggggcagtattatagtagttatattcttgtatataggaagcagtattatagtagttatattcttgtatataggggcagtattatagtagttatattcttgtatataggggcagtgttatagtagttatattcttgtatataggggcagtgttatagtagttatattcttgtatatagaggcagtgttatagtagttatattcttgtatagaggagcagtattatagtagttatattcttgtatataggagcagtattatagtagttatattcttgtatataggggcagcattatagtagttatattcttgtatatagggggcagtattataatagttatatttattcttgtatataggggcagtattatagtagttttatgcttgtatataggggcagtattatagtagttttatgcttgtatataggggcagtattatagtagttatattcttgtatataggggcagtattatagtagttatattcttgtatataggggcagtattatagtagttatattcttgtatataggagcagtattatagtagttatattcttgtatataggagcagtagtatagtagttatattcttgtatataggggcagtattatagtagttatattcttgtatataggagtagtatagtagttatattcttgtatataggagcagtattatagtagttatattcttgtatataggagcagtagtatagtagttgtattcttgtatatagggggcagtattatagtagttatattcttgtatataggagcagtattatagtagttatattcttgtatatagaggcagtattatagtagttatattcttgtatataggagcagtattatagtagttatattcttgtatatagggggtagtattatcgtagttatattcttgtatatagggggcagtattatagtagttatatttttgtatatagggggcagtattatagtagttatattcttgtatatagggggcagtattatagtagttatattcttgtatatagggggcagtagtatagtagttatattcttgtatataggggcagtattatagtagttatattcttgtatataggagcagtattatagtagttatattcttgtacataaaggcagaattatagtagttatagtcttgtatataggaacagtattatagtagttatattcttgtatatagggggcagtattatagtaatcatattcttatatatagggggcagtattatagtagttatattcttgtatatagggggcagtattatagtagttatattcttgtatataggggcagtattatagtagttatattcttttatatagggggcagtattatagtaattatatttttgtatataggggcagtattataatagatatattcttgtatataggagcagtattatagtagttatattcttgtatataggagcagtattatagtagttatattcctgtatataggggcagtattatagtagttatattcttgtatataggagcagtattatagtaattatatccttgtatataggggcagtattatagtaggtatattcttgtatatagggggcagtattatagtagttataatcttgtatataggggcagtattatagtagttatattcttgtatataggggcagtattataatagatatattcttgtatataggagcagtattatagtagttatattgtatatagaggacagtattatagtaattacatTCTTTTTCATagtggggcagtagtatagtatttATTTCCTTgtacgtagggggcagtattacttaCAAATTTCTTCCaatccataataaaaaaaaatatatacatttttaatcagATACATGACCTAACATTTTTGCACATATTCTTAAGAACATTTTCTTATTAAATAGCAAaataaaacagctccaataaataGTAATCCGTATGTCGTCTCTTGATAACCAGTATAGCATCTATCACCGCTCCATATATGGGAAAGCTTAGTGTAATTAAATAAAATATGGATCAGTTGTCTGTAGCAACCAATTCAATTGCAGCTTTAATTTTCCTAGTGCAGGGCAGAAAATAAaagcagtgatctgattggttgacaAGTTTCTAGAATGGGTTTTACATGTTCTTTCCTATAACATAACACAGATTTTTAAGAAACAAAATAATCTTTATTGATCAAGAAGTTGGTAATACAGTGTGAACTGTACTGGCCCTGGAACGCGGCCGCTGCACATATCTCATCGGTGGAATTCCACCTTAAAGGGATTGACAATCCCATTTCATACTACAGGTCCCCCAagttgatcagtggggatcctgCCGCTGGGTCCCCCTTCATTTGCTCATTTTCCCTTCTCGAACTGTTACACGTCGTCCGATTTTAATGGACGCTGACGGACCTCTAGAACAGTGAGCCAATCTGGTTGACACAGGGGATCCCCCTCTACTACCTGGAAACGCAGACAACACCTTGGACCCTGACTGATTGACTAAATGAAGGGGCTTAGATTGCCGGTAAAGTATATGAACCCTGTAGATGACGATCAGAGACCCTCATAACTACTAGAGTCACCATTTACTTCTAAAGGCTGGACACCCCTTTAATACAAGCGATGAATTCTTAAATGGACTGCGGTGTTGCTCATTGTGTCCAATCGGATTGCAGCTCTCATTTATTCCATGGATGCAGTGATCTGATTGGCTACTATGGACAAGTCTTCCAGGTTTCCCCTGCATTCAATTGTAGGACTCTCCCACTACACTGCTACTATTATCCCTGGCAGGTCTGCTTAAGGCTGCAtagcgactttggccacgacatagGTCACATGGGCAAAGATCGCCGTGTTGTCGCCGTCTCACGCTGGCTGCATCGCAGTCACAGAGCAGTGAGGGTACATCATGACCACACGAATACCGAGGTTTAGTCTCTTTGTATGAGGGCGGTGAACAGCTATTTGCATACGACACGCTGCATTTTACCCATGTTTGTCACTTTGGGGGGAGGATGTTGAGTAGGGTATAATTTAAAGGGGACAGTCTAAGTGAAAGATGGACTTTAAAGCTGCAGCTCCACGGCAGTAGATGGTGGCAGCTACTAAGATGTGACAAACCAGCTTTATGAAAGAGACCAGGACAATGGCGGGGGAGGGGTTGACCTCTTTCATTCAAGCCATGGCTGAGCAGCAGATGGAGGTGATGCGGTGGTTCAGCTGCAGGCGTCAGGGCAGATATCACCACGTAGCTCTTGTAATGCAACCAAGTGGATTTTTTGAGAGCTGCTAAAAGCAAAATTATACTGTGCTAAAAAAGCAACGATGGCTGCATAATACCAACATGACTTGCCTTAAATACCATTACATTTTAACTAGGAaactgaacaagcaggggatactgcgagactgctgccAATGTAGCTATGAAGcctgcagaacagtgagtgcagctctggagtataatacaggatgtaactcaggatcagtacaggataagcaatgtaatgtatgtacacagtgactccaccagcagaatagtgagtgcagctctggagtataatacaggatgtaactcaggatcagtacaggataagtaatgtaatgtatgtacacagtgactccaccagcagaatagtgagtgcagctctggagtataatacaggatgtaactcaggatcagtacaggataagcaatgtaatgtatgtacacagtgactccaccagcagaatagtgagtgcagctctggagtataatacaggatgtaactcaggatcagtacaggataagcaatgtaatgtatgtacacagtgactccaccagcagaatagtgagtgcagctctggagtataatacaggatgtaactcaggatcagtacaggataagtaatgtaatgtatgtacacagtgactccaccagcagaatagtgagtgcagctctggagtataataaaggatgtaactcaggatcagtacaggataagcaatgtaatgtatgtacacagtgactccaccagcagaatagtgagtgcagctctggagtataatacaggatgtaactcaggatcagtacaggataagtaatgtaatgtatgtacacagtgactccaccagcagaatagtgagtgcagctctggagtataatagaggcTGTGAAtgaaggatcagtacaagattatGTATTTACATAGACAACTTTTATAtagattatatacatattacagttATTGAAGGATGGTCAAAAATGTAGTGTCTGCGAACGTATAGAAATTTTACACTATGGTATCAATGGTGGAGAGTTTCAATAGGGCACTGCGCTCCTTCATTTCCTGGAGCTGGCAATACACATGACATAAATGTCGGCTGATCCCGCTGTTAGCCATTTTTTGTATACATCCAGCATTTCCATTCTAAAGACGCCACCCAAGAATAATCTCCCTCAACCAGCTCCACCTGCTGCTCAGCAAACCACAGTGGCAGTCGCCTTCAGTCCCCATAATTTATACAAATGGGAGAACACTACACCTGGGATAACATACACGCAGTCACCGGAACACCATTTACAGTCTCTTTACACATGGGATCCACACAATCTATATAAAAGTCAGAGAAACATTGCTGGAATACAAAACCCTCTTACATCTAGAAAAGCCCCCTCCCCCGATCAGCGTTCTGTGTGTGTCCTCAGGTCCGTGGTGACAGGGTCGTGCTGGATGGTTTGGTGTAACATGAGAGCCAGGAGGCCCGCTCGATTAGTCATCGCCATGCGGACATTACGTTCTTGCTCGAACAGTTCATCCAGTTTGTACCACTGCAAAGACAGAAAAGGAGAAAGTGACGAGTGAATGACGGCCCGGACTCGAAACAATGAAGAGTAACGATCCGCGGCGGAAACCCAAACCCTGATTTTAATAAATACCAACAGAGCTCCAGAAGAGTGAACAGCTCTGGAGGCAGACAAGGGtcctgatcggggggggggggcggggggggggaaaCCTAAGGGGTTTAGAGGATTACAGAAacctggctgctttcttccagaaacagcgccacatctgttcatgggttgtgcccggtattgcagctcagctccattaaagtgaatgaagcagagctgcaataccccacacgagccgtaaacagatgtggcgctgttttttgaaaaaacaaaacaaaaacagccatgtatttctaatcctggacaacctctttagtaAAGTCCAGACCCTTTAAAATGACAGCATCTATAAGAGGGTCTATGATGGTGAGTGCAATTTCACAGACCGTCCCTCTAACCCCTACGTGCTCTCTGGTGTCACATGAGCCTCCTCATCGGTTGTCATGGACCAAAGGGGGGGCTCACCGAGGTTTAGGGTGGACTATTTGCATACAGGGGAACGCTTTAATATGGTACCTGATGGTCACTTTGGGAAGCCATTATTTAAGTTTATGGTGTACCAACCCACTCCCAGCAGGGCACACATCTGGAACATAAGGAAACCAACTGGACATTACCAAATTTGAAAAGTCTGATAACTTTCACGGACACCCAAAAAAAAGGTTGTTAATGACTGGAAATGTGTTGGCCACCATGATACATATGCCCCATGAGCTGTATAAGAAATCCTAATAATAATGTAGAGGAGTGAATGATTCCTAGCCATACAATAAACTGTATAGAATATCTAACATCAGTAATCAGGGACGTACCACACGAACGCGCTCCAAGTCAACCTCAGCGCGGCGGAGCTTTTCCCAACAGTAATGGCGATTACACTTCCTCTTTGGGACCCTGCAGAATTCACCGGTCAAGTCAAAGACGTCCTTCACCATGGGGCATCCGCACACCTCGTCCGCTGGCACCTGAGTCAGGAGATACACGAGTCAATGCTTATAGAGAGTATCACCGATCCATAGCCAACAACACGAGGGGAGCCGAAGTTTACCTTGGGGTCTCGGGAATGCTCAGGACACAGCACCTGGAGACGTTTGCAGTAGGTTTTGCTCTGCGGGTTGTACACGTCACAGAACAGACGAGTTGCcctaaaaaaaaccgaaaaagaTTATTCCATGTTTGGAGGCAACCTGATAATAAAGCAGGAAGgattctctatggcttgttttacCAcgagcagaatacaggctgccataaacagaaGCCTGGATTGTACTGATGGATTTTCTCAGAACAGGATAATGTCCCCCCTACTGTAAACTATAAGAATATTAGTAGTCACTGAGTCGTTCTATGACCCTACTAATCCTCTAATATTCTTTATGATTTATAGCAGGGGGTACATTATTTCTTATAATGCACAAATcacctgctgcagaacctcattttAAGAAAAAGAGGGAGATTCGTGTCTGCCAGTGATTGACATGAAACAGCCTCATCTATTTCAAAAGAAAAGCTGGGGTATAGAAATGTATAACACACagtgcagctgctgaagaacctcttcTACAAAGAGAGAGGGAGCACTACACATCATTCGACACAGGAGCAAGAACTTCCTGCATAAGTGATCTGCCACAGACGGCTTCTGCAGGAATAGATAAGCAGCGCCTATGTGGCACCACTTATCTCAGGTTCagtcattcaaatattatttacagaCGTGTCAATAGAATAACTTCCATGGGCATGTATTATAAATATTAGCTTATTGCTGTATATAAGGGGAAGCTTAGCAAAGATGGAAAACACAATAAAATGACAGGAAAGAGAGCAGCAGAGCTGGAAAACTCCAGAACTTACAACCTACCCTTCAATTCTTGTTGGGTACATGGATCCAAATGAGGTTTGACTTTCATACTGGTGAGTAAAAAAGGAATATTGTATgtgaggaaaaacaaaaacaaaaataaaatgggtCTGTTGTGCTTGGCAATCTCTGAGCAGAGCGACTAACCTTGGCGTAACAGCGCTCCATGTGCCTTAAAGCTACTTTAGGGTTGATCGGATGGCCACAAGACACACAGAAGATCTGAAGGTCGGTATCATCGCTGTCCCCATCGTTGGTctgtcggaaaaaaaaaaaaaaaagaaccccacctGTGAGCAGACATGAACCCCCATCATCGGTCCATGCAAAAAAAAACCTCCCTGGGCCCCAACCCTCCCGCCCTCGTACCTCTTCATCCTCCCGGATCTGCTGTTGCTTTGCTTTGGTGATCAAGACTTCCAGCTCGTGAAAGCGACGCTCCATATCCTGCAGCTTGGTGCGCGCCTGATGCTGCTCCCGCCGGATCCGCTCCAGTAACTTCTTGCCTTGCTCCTCGGCCACACACGGACTCTGCTGCCACTGCTGGATCCGTTGCGGGAGGATCTCGTAGATGCGACTGGATGGAACGAGGAGAGAGAGAACATCAATGACCATCACTCAGCATAGGCGTTGGATGTGGATCATCACGGGCAGTCAATGAATGAATGAAATAGCCTGAGCGGCTGAACTCACTTGGCTGCCAGTTTCATGCCACAGTCCTCGGAGCAGTACTTTGAGCCCGCCCTGGCCGGCTGCACACAGCTGGGCCCCAAGCACTGGCGCAGGGAAGAGTAGTCCCGGTGCTCCATGCGTTCCGAGTGCTTGGCTTTGTCCTTATGTCTCTGCTTTTGCTTGTGTCTCTTGTATTTATCGTCTTTCTGAGGAGTAATGAtaagacaattaaaaaaaaaaaaaaacatacaatgagGACGGGGGCTGGACTGGGATAACAATGTAAGGACCCGCTTACCTTCTTGTCGGACTTCTTCTCGCGCCTCTTGACGTGCTTGACCTTGACGGCTCTTTTTCTCAGAACAGAGTCCAGAAACGGCGCGTCGTCCGTGTCGCTGAGCCATGGCTGTACGGACACAGAGATGGGTAAGACGGTACCGAGCCCATAAAACCCTCCACCCACTCATAATGAAGCCCAATTACCAAGTTGTGATCATCGAAGGCTCCTCCGGCACAGAGCTCCTGATACAGTTCTGGATCCAGAGGAAGCTCGTCATCTGACATGGAATCTGCCAGGCTGGGGGGTTCCGGCGTGTACACCGAGTGCTCGTCATCCTTCACACGCAGCATTTTCTGAACAAGAAGTATATCCCACAGCAGTGAAAATATATCACAATACGGAAAAAGGCCTTCAATCCGGCATCACTGGGCCGGATTCGCAGATTTTCCGGGCGGTCATAGAAAACCCATGTGAGAGGCCAAAATAAGATGAGGACGTTTTTTCACCGGTCTCAAGTTGCGATTCGCCAGCCATTAAGATGCATCGGAGAAGCGATTCGCCGGCTTTGATATTTTCTATTAGTGAAATCAAAAAGCAAAATCGGTTCTCCCAGTGTATCCGATGGAGCGAGGAATGAGCGAATCCGGTGAAACTGTCCTCTCATCTGTCGGAAGAGCTTCCGAATTAGTTTTCTCTGCTCAGTCTTTGGCTTCTTTCCTTGTGAAATATCGCAGTGCtagattatcagactttctggattatcggatGTCGGATTAAAAGGCATTTCACTGTACttaaacatacaaaaaaattTTGTCTTCAGAGGACACGTACGACAGACGCAAGACTTTGGTTTCCATGGAAAATGGGACAGACGCACGTGCTGGGATTTCCCAGGCAGAGAACTAGCGGACCTGCCCGGAAATGCACATCCCAAATAAAGAGTCTCTCAAGAGGATCATCGACGGGCACACCAGAAAACATACAGATGGGATGGCGGGAGAACCCCCATTACCAATAGCTGGTGCCCCTCCAACACAttttagacagtatcacacatcacccTCCTTCGAGAAATCCAACACATGAGTAAAGAAAAGAATGACGGACATATGTAATTGAAGGGGTTTTGCCCATCATATGCAAACATggtctgatcagtggggtccgactgCTGAGACCCCCAATGATCCAGAGAACAGGTTTGGTCTATATCTGTTCCTTGCATGCTCTACTGCCCATCATGTCTGACATCTGTTATGAAAAACTGGACGTATCCAAGGGCAACCGTATAATAAACAAGCTAGTTTCTTTTTGTAGCTGGTAAAAGAAGTGGAATCAGAAGCTACGAACATCATTGGGAAAAACTTCCCTACCACCCCAAAATTCAGGTGATAATCCAGAGTCTCAGACCCTGATGGGGGAGGGTCCTGACAAAATATGGGTAGGTCatagtataataataaataaatctcTTTCTTACCCTTGCTCTGACTTGACACTGACGGAGGCGACATTTTTGGCGTATCTTGTTGGGACCGCCAAACTTTTTCATGTCTCTGCAGAAGTCGCACTGTCCGCAGTCCTCAGTACGGCAGCAGGACTCACACTCCCCGCACATGCGGGCCGATCGCTTGATCTGCTGCTGGAATAGAAGTCACATGTCAGACACAATTCTCCAGCTTCCTGCCCCACATTAATGACTTAGGAACCAGTTAGACCGCCCCCTGGTGCCGTATAATAGGAACGTCT belongs to Rhinoderma darwinii isolate aRhiDar2 chromosome 8, aRhiDar2.hap1, whole genome shotgun sequence and includes:
- the CXXC1 gene encoding CXXC-type zinc finger protein 1 isoform X3 codes for the protein MFPESEYSDPDMVGLGETENGENAPVYCVCRKPDINCFMIGCDHCNEWFHGGCINITEKMAKAIREWYCMQCRAKYPHLEIKYRHKKSKDRERETDREENDEPQRNERRRSSSTGSGSRQQIKRSARMCGECESCCRTEDCGQCDFCRDMKKFGGPNKIRQKCRLRQCQVRARKMLRVKDDEHSVYTPEPPSLADSMSDDELPLDPELYQELCAGGAFDDHNLPWLSDTDDAPFLDSVLRKRAVKVKHVKRREKKSDKKKDDKYKRHKQKQRHKDKAKHSERMEHRDYSSLRQCLGPSCVQPARAGSKYCSEDCGMKLAANRIYEILPQRIQQWQQSPCVAEEQGKKLLERIRREQHQARTKLQDMERRFHELEVLITKAKQQQIREDEETNDGDSDDTDLQIFCVSCGHPINPKVALRHMERCYAKYESQTSFGSMYPTRIEGATRLFCDVYNPQSKTYCKRLQVLCPEHSRDPKVPADEVCGCPMVKDVFDLTGEFCRVPKRKCNRHYCWEKLRRAEVDLERVRVWYKLDELFEQERNVRMAMTNRAGLLALMLHQTIQHDPVTTDLRTHTER
- the CXXC1 gene encoding CXXC-type zinc finger protein 1 isoform X1 gives rise to the protein MFPVCEWFSIGRHHYESEYSDPDMVGLGETENGENAPVYCVCRKPDINCFMIGCDHCNEWFHGGCINITEKMAKAIREWYCMQCRAKYPHLEIKYRHKKSKDRERETDREENDEPQRNERRRSSSTGSGSRQQIKRSARMCGECESCCRTEDCGQCDFCRDMKKFGGPNKIRQKCRLRQCQVRARKMLRVKDDEHSVYTPEPPSLADSMSDDELPLDPELYQELCAGGAFDDHNLPWLSDTDDAPFLDSVLRKRAVKVKHVKRREKKSDKKKDDKYKRHKQKQRHKDKAKHSERMEHRDYSSLRQCLGPSCVQPARAGSKYCSEDCGMKLAANRIYEILPQRIQQWQQSPCVAEEQGKKLLERIRREQHQARTKLQDMERRFHELEVLITKAKQQQIREDEETNDGDSDDTDLQIFCVSCGHPINPKVALRHMERCYAKYESQTSFGSMYPTRIEGATRLFCDVYNPQSKTYCKRLQVLCPEHSRDPKVPADEVCGCPMVKDVFDLTGEFCRVPKRKCNRHYCWEKLRRAEVDLERVRVWYKLDELFEQERNVRMAMTNRAGLLALMLHQTIQHDPVTTDLRTHTER
- the CXXC1 gene encoding CXXC-type zinc finger protein 1 isoform X2, which gives rise to MFPVCEWFSIGRHHYESEYSDPDMVGLGETENGENAPVYCVCRKPDINCFMIGCDHCNEWFHGGCINITEKMAKAIREWYCMQCRAKYPHLEIKYRHKKSKDRERETDREENDEPQRNERRRSSSTGSGSRQIKRSARMCGECESCCRTEDCGQCDFCRDMKKFGGPNKIRQKCRLRQCQVRARKMLRVKDDEHSVYTPEPPSLADSMSDDELPLDPELYQELCAGGAFDDHNLPWLSDTDDAPFLDSVLRKRAVKVKHVKRREKKSDKKKDDKYKRHKQKQRHKDKAKHSERMEHRDYSSLRQCLGPSCVQPARAGSKYCSEDCGMKLAANRIYEILPQRIQQWQQSPCVAEEQGKKLLERIRREQHQARTKLQDMERRFHELEVLITKAKQQQIREDEETNDGDSDDTDLQIFCVSCGHPINPKVALRHMERCYAKYESQTSFGSMYPTRIEGATRLFCDVYNPQSKTYCKRLQVLCPEHSRDPKVPADEVCGCPMVKDVFDLTGEFCRVPKRKCNRHYCWEKLRRAEVDLERVRVWYKLDELFEQERNVRMAMTNRAGLLALMLHQTIQHDPVTTDLRTHTER
- the CXXC1 gene encoding CXXC-type zinc finger protein 1 isoform X4, yielding MESEYSDPDMVGLGETENGENAPVYCVCRKPDINCFMIGCDHCNEWFHGGCINITEKMAKAIREWYCMQCRAKYPHLEIKYRHKKSKDRERETDREENDEPQRNERRRSSSTGSGSRQQIKRSARMCGECESCCRTEDCGQCDFCRDMKKFGGPNKIRQKCRLRQCQVRARKMLRVKDDEHSVYTPEPPSLADSMSDDELPLDPELYQELCAGGAFDDHNLPWLSDTDDAPFLDSVLRKRAVKVKHVKRREKKSDKKKDDKYKRHKQKQRHKDKAKHSERMEHRDYSSLRQCLGPSCVQPARAGSKYCSEDCGMKLAANRIYEILPQRIQQWQQSPCVAEEQGKKLLERIRREQHQARTKLQDMERRFHELEVLITKAKQQQIREDEETNDGDSDDTDLQIFCVSCGHPINPKVALRHMERCYAKYESQTSFGSMYPTRIEGATRLFCDVYNPQSKTYCKRLQVLCPEHSRDPKVPADEVCGCPMVKDVFDLTGEFCRVPKRKCNRHYCWEKLRRAEVDLERVRVWYKLDELFEQERNVRMAMTNRAGLLALMLHQTIQHDPVTTDLRTHTER
- the CXXC1 gene encoding CXXC-type zinc finger protein 1 isoform X5, translated to MVGLGETENGENAPVYCVCRKPDINCFMIGCDHCNEWFHGGCINITEKMAKAIREWYCMQCRAKYPHLEIKYRHKKSKDRERETDREENDEPQRNERRRSSSTGSGSRQQIKRSARMCGECESCCRTEDCGQCDFCRDMKKFGGPNKIRQKCRLRQCQVRARKMLRVKDDEHSVYTPEPPSLADSMSDDELPLDPELYQELCAGGAFDDHNLPWLSDTDDAPFLDSVLRKRAVKVKHVKRREKKSDKKKDDKYKRHKQKQRHKDKAKHSERMEHRDYSSLRQCLGPSCVQPARAGSKYCSEDCGMKLAANRIYEILPQRIQQWQQSPCVAEEQGKKLLERIRREQHQARTKLQDMERRFHELEVLITKAKQQQIREDEETNDGDSDDTDLQIFCVSCGHPINPKVALRHMERCYAKYESQTSFGSMYPTRIEGATRLFCDVYNPQSKTYCKRLQVLCPEHSRDPKVPADEVCGCPMVKDVFDLTGEFCRVPKRKCNRHYCWEKLRRAEVDLERVRVWYKLDELFEQERNVRMAMTNRAGLLALMLHQTIQHDPVTTDLRTHTER